One genomic region from Synechococcus sp. UW179A encodes:
- a CDS encoding DUF1651 domain-containing protein, producing MPSKDRPLVDRHPPKAGVGWLVNTQEQKVCSFTNANPTAHAQWVVVESRPLRGSGQPVVRRMLRHNAIEAWETMLKTGGWKRCQPKW from the coding sequence ATGCCAAGCAAGGACCGCCCACTTGTTGATCGCCACCCGCCAAAGGCAGGTGTGGGTTGGCTGGTGAACACCCAGGAACAGAAGGTCTGCAGCTTCACCAATGCCAATCCAACCGCACACGCGCAGTGGGTTGTTGTCGAGAGCAGACCGCTACGCGGCAGTGGTCAGCCTGTGGTTCGTCGGATGCTCAGGCACAACGCGATCGAAGCCTGGGAAACGATGCTGAAAACAGGCGGGTGGAAGCGTTGTCAGCCCAAGTGGTGA